In Rutidosis leptorrhynchoides isolate AG116_Rl617_1_P2 chromosome 2, CSIRO_AGI_Rlap_v1, whole genome shotgun sequence, one genomic interval encodes:
- the LOC139892283 gene encoding uncharacterized protein yields MDACDAKSIKIESPTTSNRPDHQGFKVEAADVSVSSPVTRQKAAAAKQLIENHYKNYLQGLQDRKERRRALQRKAAEAQVSTEEEEQMLRNLEKKETEYMRLQRHKIGIDDFELLTLIGKGAFGEVRLCRAKTTGEIFAMKKLKKSEMLSRGQVEHVRSERNLLVEVDSRCIVKLFYSFQDVDYLYLIMEYLPGGDIMTLLMREDILSEDVARFYMAESIMAIHSVHQHNYIHRDIKPDNLILDRNGHLKLSDFGLCKPLESKFSSILLNDEDYANQGPINDTDGQQAPWLMPKEKLQQWKRNRRALAYSTVGTLDYMAPEVLLKKGYGMECDWWSLGAILYEMLIGYPPFCSDDPRMTCRKIINWRTCLKFPEEPKVSKDARDLICHLLCDVESRLGTGGVDEIKAHPWFNGVKWDLLYEMEAAYKPVVTGELDTQNFEKFPEVEDPQSVVPRVGPWRKMLTSTDSNFIGYTFKKSDMLKSVGTPGVDMRANGASKPASLVSLFGHMDLKETALQEEEEQKSQLQPQV; encoded by the exons ATGGACGCATGTGATGCAAAGTCAATCAAAATTGAATCACCGACAACAAGTAATAGGCCCGATCATCAAGGATTCAAAGTTGAAGCCGCCGATGTCTCCGTTTCATCGCCGGTTACTAGACAGAAAGCTGCTGCTGCTAAACAGTTAATTGAGAATCATTATAAGAATTACTTACAAGGATTGCAAGATCGTAAAGAAAG ACGACGCGCTTTGCAGCGTAAGGCGGCTGAAGCGCAAGTTTCGACTGAGGAAGAAGAACAGATGTTGAGGAATTTGGAGAAGAAAGAGACTGAGTATATGAGATTGCAAAGGCATAAGATTGGAATTGATGATTTTGAGCTTTTGACATTGATTGGTAAAGGTGCTTTTGGTGAG GTGAGGTTATGTCGTGCGAAAACTACTGGAGAAATCTTTGCAATGAAGAAGTTGAAGAAATCTGAGATGCTTAGTCGTGGCCAG GTTGAACATGTTCGATCTGAGAGGAATTTGCTTGTGGAGGTTGATAGTAGATGCATTGTAAAACTCTTCTATTCTTTTCAAGATGTTGATTACTTGTACCTTATTATGGAGTATTTACCTGGAGGTGACATCATGACTTTGCTGATGAGAGAAGACATTCTTTCTGAAGATGTTGCGCGATTCTACATGGCTGAAAGTATAATGGCCATTCATTCTGTTCACCAGCACAACTACATTCATAG GGATATTAAACCAGATAACTTGATACTGGACCGAAATGGGCATCTAAAATTGTCTGATTTTGGACTTTGTAAGCCCTTGGAAAGTAAATTTTCTTCAATATTGCTAAATGATGAAGATTATGCAAATCAAGGGCCCATAAATGACACTGATGGGCAGCAAGCTCCTTGGTTAATGCCAAAAGAGAAGCTGCAACAGTGGAAACGTAATCGACGTGCCTTG GCATATTCCACAGTTGGAACACTTGACTACATGGCACCTGAAGTGCTGCTAAAAAAGGGATATGGTATGGAGTGTGATTGGTGGTCATTGGGTGCAATCTTGTACGAGATGCTTATAGGCTATCCCCCGTTTTGCTCTGACGATCCGAGGATGACGTGTCGCAAGATCATAAACTGGAGAACATGTTTGAAGTTCCCAGAGGAACCAAAAGTTTCAAAAGACGCTAGAGATTTAATCTGCCATTTGCTATGTGACGTGGAATCAAGGTTGGGGACAGGTGGAGTGGACGAAATAAAG GCACACCCATGGTTCAATGGTGTCAAGTGGGATTTATTGTATGAAATGGAGGCTGCCTACAAACCTGTTGTCACTGGAGAATTGGATACTCAGAATTTCGAGAAGTTTCCTGAA GTGGAAGATCCTCAGTCGGTGGTACCACGAGTGGGACCATGGAGAAAG ATGTTAACATCAACAGACTCCAATTTCATAGGATATACATTCAAAAAGTCGGATATGTTGAAATCAGTTGGAACACCAG GTGTAGATATGAGGGCGAATGGTGCTTCCAAGCCCGCGTCGTTGGTATCCTTGTTTG GCCATATGGATTTGAAAGAAACTGCATTACAAGAGGAGGAGGAGCAGAAAAGTCAACTTCAGCCTCAGGTCTAG